One region of Wyeomyia smithii strain HCP4-BCI-WySm-NY-G18 chromosome 3, ASM2978416v1, whole genome shotgun sequence genomic DNA includes:
- the LOC129731588 gene encoding translocation protein SEC62, with protein sequence MADKRRSKKRKDEYTGPGGAEQELEKATKEEYKVAKWLKSNVPTKKTKFLNHNVEYFSSGRAVDALLASKFAQGDNCLFPHRQAVIDFMDGMLHHKFFHRAKKVTVSEQELRGKSKKPTPEKEKDKSKDEKPTDGGESSHAEGGGGKVDKTTAEKEKRKRKIRVEMHPEQLFVDGHEAYVWLYDPIPMHYWIFGALLVVGAIVICLFPLWPPLLRKGVYYLSIAAAGFLVFILGLAVLRFVIFCLVWIVTGGKHHFWLLPNLTEDVGFFASFWPLYDHEYKESNADKDKNKKNKKRKRDKDSDVEEETADTNVPLRIDEVKEHEFKLKSSGQSTLRHRGAIKLEEDVANVSDGQEENHGDKGKTSPSESESEGSQRSSTGKDFEMVDPDEMDNS encoded by the exons ATGGCTGATAAGCGGCGATCAAAAAAGCGTAAGGAT GAATATACTGGCCCCGGTGGGGCAGAGCAAGAGCTGGAGAAAGCAACAAAAGAAGAATACAAAGTTGCGAAATGGCTCAAATCTAATGTACCGACAAAGAAAACTAAATTTTTGAACCATAATGTTGAGTATTTTTCGTCGGGGCGAGCTGTGGATGCCTTGCTGGCGTCTAAATTTGCACAGGGAGACAACTGTTTATTCCCTCATCGCCAAGCGGTGATTGACTTCATGGATGGAATGTTGCATCACAAGTTTTTCCATCGAGCAAAAAAGGTTACTGTTAGTGAACAGGAACTGAGAGGAAAATCCAAAAAACCGACACCCGAAAAGGAAAAGGATAAAAGTAAGGATGAGAAACCTACTGATGGAGGTGAAAGTAGCCATGCTGAGGGAGGTGGTGGAAAGGTAGATAAAACCACAGCGGAGAAGGAAAAACGGAAGCGTAAGATTCGAGTAGAAATGCACCCGGAACAACTGTTTGTCGATGGCCATGAAGCATACGTCTGGCTGTATGATCCCATTCCGATGCATTATTGGATTTTCGGTGCTTTGTTGGTGGTAGGGGCAATCGTAATCTGTCTGTTCCCGCTGTGGCCACCTCTGCTTCGAAAGGGCGTCTACTATCTCAGTATAGCGGCTGCCGGATTTTTGGTATTCATTCTCGGTCTTGCCGTTCTTCGATTTGTCATTTTCTGTCTCGTGTGGATTGTAACGGGGGGAAAGCATCATTTCTGGCTATTACCAAATTTGACCGAAGATGTAGGATTTTTCGCTTCATTTTGGCCACTGTATGAT CATGAATACAAGGAAAGTAACGCGGACAAGGATAAAAACAAGAAGAACAAAAAACGAAAGCGTGACAAGGACAGTGACGTCGAGGAGGAAACTGCTGACACAAACGTTCCTTTAAGAATAGACGAAGTTAAAGAGCACGAGTTTAAATTGAAATCATCGGGCCAGAGTACACTAAGGCATCGTGGAGCTATCAAACTCGAAGAAGATGTTGCTAATGTTAGCGATGGCCAGGAAGAAAATCATGGTGATAAGGGCAAAAC TTCACCATCGGAGAGTGAATCGGAGGGCTCTCAGCGGTCTTCCACCGGTAAAGACTTCGAAATGGTGGACCCCGATGAGATGGACAACTCGTAA